The nucleotide sequence CCCTATGGTTTTGTGTACAACCCTACACACTACCCATTCATCCTGAAACATGGAACTCAATacaacttagaaaaaaaaaataataataataataaaacaaaagaGAGTTAGAATTGGAAGGATGAAGATATATATATACCTTTGCAGATCTTGGAAGGTTGGGAAGGGAATGATGCTTTCCCTCCTGCGCATGCCGGAACTCATGCATCACCCAGTTGGTCTTTTGGCCTCGAGGAGCTCTTCCCTTGTAGAAGACGAGGGTCTTCTTCATGCCGACGAGGGCAGTAGTTTTGGCCTTGTAAATTTCCTTGTCTTTTCCCGTGGCTTTCCAGTAACCGGATTCCGTGGCCCTGTTGGCCCTCGTTCCTGTCGGGTACTTCCTGTCCTTTTGGAAGAAGAAGTACATCTCCTTCTCCCCTTGCATCTTTGACTTGCCTTGTCATATTAACAGTACCACAACCAGTCAAGAAGGTTTAAGACATGATCATAGTTAAGCAAGCAAGCACATGTACCTGGAAGGTGCCACGGTTCACACTTGTTGAAGTCAACATCGCCTATGGCTGTTGCAGTGAAGCTAGGGTTGATGATTTTGGGGATGAGGTAGTGGGTGATGATCTCCTCGTCTTTGGGGTGGAATCTAAAACCAGGAGGCAAATTTATGCTCTCCCCCATGACGCCCGTGGTTGCACCTTACAAAGTGAAGAACAGTAGTCACAAGGAGATCAAGGGCTAGAGGTAAGGGATGAAAGAAACAAGTGGAGAAAATTAAGAAAGAGGAGGAGAGAGGTTGATATATAGAAGACGGCTCTTAACCTAACATTTAGCATACGTATTATCTTACGTGCAGTGTAAGGAACGTCTCATCAGAGATGGGAATAGGTCCAATGGTCCATGCCATACCTTCAATGCTGCAGTAATTGGTTTATCGGCTCTCTTTTCTTCCCTTTTTTGTTCAAACTTTTACCTcgatttaatatataattaagaATTAAGAGCCGCACGCAGATGAACTATCCAAACAGTAGAATTTGATAATGATTTAAGAGATCATGTGGTTTATCCAACCATGACTTTGTTGAAGTCAAGAGCCGGCAAAGTAAGATGTTGTATGATTACAGGCtttgcaaattaaaatttaaccgtACTCGTTGACTCTTTGCCATCAAATAAGTCTTCTCAAATTGcacatataaaatatataatctgTCCTTTTTTATCTTTATCTTTTTTGTTGTTTCTTGAGAGTCAACGGTGCAGATGTGGATGGATATCTAGATTAATTAGTTCATCAGATTTCATTTTAATTATGAAATTCTGATCCATTGTTTAATATAAGGCCCCGCTGATCATGGGTGAGGCTTGCACCCTTCATCCCATACTTGGAACCTGTTTGTGTTCCTTGAACTAGTACTATTGCCCTTGGATTGTGAAAGAAAAGGCCACCTACATGATTGTCAAAGAAGGAAGAGTTCTGAGACACTCTTTTGACATCATCTAGCATTCTGCATAGAGCAAATTGTCTCTGATTAATTCTCTGTGAGGCCTCGTTTGAAGAAATTTGTGAGAACCTAGCAGCGAGTGAGGGTTGTCCAGAGCAATGTCGAGAGATCAAAAGCGGACTTGGAGTGCAGTTTTCAAGTTATAATTGTCGAAGGCCTGAGTAGAGAGTAGGAGCAAGACAAGGGACAAAGGCAATTAAATAGGATTCTAAATTGAGCTTAGTAGTTGAACTACTTGAGAGTTTGATTGAGATTAgtgttggaaaaaaaattaatatgtaGGATTATTCACTGATGGATGGATGGTTGGTTTGTTTTTATAAGACATAGACTCAAACGTATGAGCGACCCATAGGTGTGAAGATAtgtattaattttgattaattcttATAGGACTAATTAAAAGTGTACAATTGGATCAGAAATGAGTGTTGGAGACagaaggaaaagagagaaaattcTAAGAAGATTCAAATATGCTTAGAGACTTTTTGATCTTTTTCAGTATCTCTATATAAATGAGGTTTTGATGTTGGTGCAAGATCTACCATACGATcgaatttaagttttgatattaACAAAGGAGTAAAAGTTAAGTATGTTTGAGATTTTGATGTGCTGATTAAGCTTGCAGGAAATCAAAGTCCTAATTGAGGTTATACAAGGAAGTCATAGTCGGTGGAACTAGATAAGGAAGTCTTAGTCGGTGGAACTAGCCAGGAAGTCTTAGCGGATTGAGGACATCTGACGGGAAGTCCGGAGGGTCAAGGACACTAGGCGAAAGTCTAGACGGATTAAAAATAGGAGGTTTAGCGGAAAATCCCGAGGATCAAGATCAgttaagcaaaagtccaaataggttggGTGGACCAAGGCTTGATACTAGGTAAactcttctgagtggagtagtGAGGACACACTCTTAGAAAGAGAGCAGTAGGTGTCAGTCCAACCTAAAGATTTCATGGGAAACCTAAAGTTGAAACTGGACAACTCGAAGAGTTGTCATTCATATTCATTATTATATATCTGTGCTAAATTGTGATATAGGAAGCTAAGTATGAGAGTTCGCAGGAAAAgggactccaggcgcccggagttgatCCAAGCGACCAAATGATCATTCTAGGCGCTTGGACATGCCGAAAATTAGCTCAGCGTGCAAGGTGGCTTTGGTTGGTATGCACACGTCAGTTTCCAAATGCTCAGGAGGGATCCGGGCACATGGAAAGGGATAAAGCTTCGATGGAAGAGGTCAAATAGAGTTTTGACAAGGGGCTGGCACATCAGCTGGCTAGGCGCCAGGAAGGCATCCAAGTGCCTAGACTGGCTGAATCAACAAAGTAGGATCGTATGGAGGTTGCTAGAGGCGCTCTATATTGATCCAAGAGCCTGGATAGAGCTATAAAAGAAGGGCATGACCAGATACTTTGTACCATTCATTTATGCTTATATAAGTCTACGCTTTTCCAATTGTGAAATGCTACTACACTCAAGCCATGACGACACAACAATGTTGCAACACCGCTAGACCCAACATATGTGTGAGAAACTTTAAATTCTACATTCTATTCATTATGTATAATCACTACAGGGAAGCATGTTTGAGATTCTAGGCAACTGGATGGAGTCCGAGGGTGACTACTAGTGATAACTCTCGACTAAGAGATTTTGGAAGGTCTAGGTGACTATCTCAAGGTTGAGGCAAACGGAGGATACTGATGAACAGAGCAATTTCTAGATGACCGGTAGATGACGTTATTAGCAATCAGAGCAAGTCGGGTCAAGATTAGATTTGACCCCTCTCCAAGCAATCGGAGGGATTACGAGCAACCGAAAAGCCTTGTAACGTTATTAATGcacgtagattatatatgttctTTTGCACTCTTTGACGCACATTTACTTATATTCCCTGTTTATGATCTCTGTGTTATGTACCCTTTTTTCTACCATATTTcaacataattattattttacGTCTAGAAATCTGCTCGGTATCTGTTTTTATTTTTAGGAGTAGTTTGGAGCAGTAAAGAATTTAGAATAAGCAAAAGGAGACAACATGAAGGAAACCTGACCTAGCCATGTCTTCCCCTTGGTGAAGGAAGCGAAGGAGTGGAGTGCCCAAGTCTAGGAGTGCAAGAAATAaccatttcaaaaataaattggaCCTGACCATGCCTTGAGGCACGGTCAAGAGAAGCTCTAGGAGTTGgctatgccaaatggcacggccaaggAACAAAAAAGATGTAGGCCATGCCAAATAGCACGACCAGGAAGCATACCCAGCACAAGTGAAGACATAGTCATGCCTCAGAACATGGACAAGAGCCTGCCCATGTTTATGATCTATGTTTATGAGCGTCGGGGTGGATGAGCCGGGGAATCCCTTGGCCATCATTCTAACCATCTTTATTTTATCTTCTATCCAAGATCCAACATATCTCCTCACCAATCTGTGGGTGCAATCAACTTAGGTTTGATTGGcacgatcatgattttgatgtgtgtgtcaaagagtttaagttaggtttcatattgttttgatatatgtttgagtcatgcaggactcacatgaggagcttggtgcggcCAAGCTTAGGAATCTCATCTTATGGCTTGGGTCTTTGAAGATtgatgaaggatggtgcatctgagggaccgagGACGAGGATCAATGGAGTGGAGCCAatggaagcggacttcaaggcaagtGAAGGATGATACAGAGAGGAGCTACGAGCTCGATTGCATCTAAGGGAAGAAGgccaaggaagagggcttcaaagattactccggaaaggatgagtgtgagtgaatgtaaggtaTCAGTCGAATGAtactgagaccagtcgactgatccaaacTCATGAGAGCACAAAATGCTTCTGTGCCCGACGATTGCAAAGACTAGTTGGCTGGTGTTGACACTAGTCTACTGATGGAAAGTTGTTAGCAGAATCCCAGATTCTGTGGAGAGTCGTTGGTTGTGTCCAACGACTACACCAGTCAACTAGTGCATGGACCAGTCTACTGGTGCTAAGATGAGTTAACTTAATGATCAACTCTCTCTTATTTAAAGGAAGTTTTAGGGTATGAAGGAGGGACTGATTGttgttgaatcactccttagtcaatgtccaaagcttccaagtcataCTTTTCTTCCTACTCTTAATCTCCATCttataaaagaagaagagtgCATTGTGAGGGGTTATACTCCAGCGATAAGGAGTAAGCTTTAGCCAGAGATTGCCAGGGACTAATCTACTGAAGgtttgagggatcgtccacctcaaagatagccgtggagtagaagCAAGCAATTTCTGAACCACGTACGTCAAACGTGTTAGAGTTTGTGTTCATTCTTGTTGctttcattgctttagtttttatTTTGCTATGCAACTAACAATTTATAGAGAAGCAATTGATTTGAGGTGACTTAGtcattcaacccccttctagccggccactgaTCCTTAACACAATCCTCATTGTCACCAGGTGATTGGCGACCAAGGCAACCTCTACAACTATTCACTAGTGGTTCGTTCATCAGCATTCTCAGGTAGGATCAGCTGACATCCATTGTTTCAGATCGAGATACCTGTTTCCTTAGACATTTTTAGCGTAGCTTGTGGAAGATGGTTAATACATTGTTAAATTTTAGTAGTGCATATCATCCTCGGACAGATGGACAGACGAAGGTTGTGAATAGGTCTCTCAGAAACTTACTGCACTGCTTAGTGGGAGACCATGTGAAGAGTTGGGACCAAAAGCTGTGTCAGGCGGAATTTGCTCACAACCATGTCGTGAATCTTAATACTAGTTTAAGTCCATTCTAGGTGGTTTATTTAGCTCAGCCTCATGGTCCACTGGATTTGTTGACATTGCCTAGTACGGGTCCAATACATTGGAGGGCAGTTGACTCCATGGATTGCTTGCAGGAGATCCATAAAATGGTACATGATCATCTGTTCATATCTAATACCATGTACAAAGATAGAGCAGACCAAAAGTAGAAACACAGAGTTTGATATTGGTGACCTCGTGTGGGCGATTTTAACGAAAGATTGTTTTCCCACTAGGGATTACAATAAATTATCAGCCAAGAAAATTGGTTTGATCAAGATTATTAATCAGAAGATAAACCCTAATATGTATCGTTTGATGCTGCCTAGTCATATTTACACTGTCGATATTTTTAATGTGAAGCATTTGATTCTCTTCTATGGTGATTCTTCTCAAGATGAAGTGGTCGGCAATTCACGAGTAAATTTTCTCCATCCTAGGGGGAATAATGCAAATTCGACAGAGCAATCTTCTAGATACCATAACTTTTAACTCGAAACTTTGAAATCAAGCTTTGtctatgtcacgccccggggcaATCCCTACTAagaaaatttcgacaacatctctcatgtaccggtgacaatctgaaacattactacaaaGCCCGCAGGGCCACACAAACTTtggccaacacgaccgg is from Zingiber officinale cultivar Zhangliang chromosome 7B, Zo_v1.1, whole genome shotgun sequence and encodes:
- the LOC122003907 gene encoding NAC domain-containing protein 87-like, with the protein product MGESINLPPGFRFHPKDEEIITHYLIPKIINPSFTATAIGDVDFNKCEPWHLPGKSKMQGEKEMYFFFQKDRKYPTGTRANRATESGYWKATGKDKEIYKAKTTALVGMKKTLVFYKGRAPRGQKTNWVMHEFRHAQEGKHHSLPNLPRSAKDEWVVCRVVHKTIGLKRSSTPPTEDGHLMDSITTSSPLMDTKGVDMIPPPPMNQHQNFSYNNSYHTVLTMANLFKDEALLRSSANAMYHNNDISSVVSLKLYDHDFDEPWTTSTTHGF